A region from the Triticum aestivum cultivar Chinese Spring chromosome 3D, IWGSC CS RefSeq v2.1, whole genome shotgun sequence genome encodes:
- the LOC123077729 gene encoding protein transport protein SEC13 homolog B, which yields MPPHKIETGHQDVVHDIAMDYYGKRLATASSDNTIKIIGVSGTSQQQLATLSGHQGPVWQVAWAHPKYGSMLASCSYDGRVIIWKEEGKPDEWTQAHTFTEHKSSVNSIAWAPHELGICLACGSSDGNISVFTARSDGGWETTRIDQAHPVGVTSVSWAPAMAPGALISPGPSGQFEYVQKLASGGCDNTVKVWKLTNGSWRMDCFPALQMHRDWVRDVAWAPNLGLPKSTIASASQDGTVVIWTAPKEGEQWEGRVLNDFRTPVWRVSWSLTGNILAVSDGNNNVTLWKEAVDGEWQQVTTVEP from the coding sequence ATGCCTCCTCATAAGATAGAGACTGGACACCAGGATGTGGTGCATGACATCGCGATGGATTACTACGGGAAGCGCCTCGCCACTGCATCCTCTGATAACACAATAAAGATCATTGGCGTAAGTGGCACCTCGCAGCAGCAACTTGCTACTTTGAGCGGACACCAGGGCCCAGTTTGGCAAGTCGCATGGGCTCATCCTAAGTATGGTTCCATGCTTGCATCCTGCAGCTATGATGGGCGGGTTATTATATGGAAAGAAGAGGGTAAACCTGATGAGTGGACACAGGCTCACACTTTCACTGAGCACAAGTCTTCTGTAAATTCCATTGCTTGGGCGCCTCATGAACTCGGCATCTGCTTGGCTTGTGGTTCATCTGATGGGAACATTTCAGTCTTCACAGCTCGTTCTGATGGTGGGTGGGAGACGACGCGCATCGACCAGGCTCATCCAGTGGGCGTGACCTCTGTCTCCTGGGCTCCGGCGATGGCCCCGGGTGCCCTAATCAGCCCAGGGCCTTCAGGGCAGTTTGAGTATGTTCAGAAACTTGCTTCTGGTGGCTGTGACAACACAGTCAAGGTGTGGAAGCTCACCAACGGGAGCTGGAGGATGGACTGCTTCCCAGCCCTTCAGATGCACAGGGACTGGGTGAGAGACGTCGCCTGGGCTCCAAACCTAGGCCTTCCAAAGTCCACAATCGCCAGCGCCTCTCAGGATGGAACTGTTGTCATCTGGACCGCGCCGAAAGAAGGCGAGCAATGGGAAGGCAGAGTTCTGAATGATTTCAGAACCCCCGTTTGGAGGGTGTCGTGGTCGCTGACAGGAAACATACTGGCGGTCTCTGATGGCAACAACAATGTGACCCTGTGGAAAGAAGCTGTGGATGGCGAATGGCAGCAAGTGACTACCGTCGAGCCATAG